One Candidatus Omnitrophota bacterium DNA window includes the following coding sequences:
- a CDS encoding lipoate--protein ligase family protein produces the protein MEKIWRLIIDGAREPGPNMALDEAIMQSMAEEPSAPTLRVYRWTYPCVSIGKFQRLDDSPFLKSSVPIVRRPTGGGSVYHDELGITYSLVFGERSGVMPEGTAASYRHIHEGVAAAVKQLGLEAELYVPVSVPAKAFGSCFALPVRSDVVSRGKKIAGAAQRRRFGVVLHQGEVSLPLDVWRKWSYNNALNIFINRLSKQLQAEFLEGQITDKEGRLAEELLMEGMEEVTR, from the coding sequence ATGGAAAAAATCTGGCGCCTGATAATAGACGGCGCCCGCGAGCCGGGGCCCAACATGGCCCTCGACGAGGCGATCATGCAGTCTATGGCGGAAGAACCGTCAGCACCCACCCTGAGAGTATACCGTTGGACATACCCATGCGTCTCTATCGGGAAATTCCAGCGGCTTGACGATAGCCCGTTCCTTAAGAGCAGCGTCCCGATCGTCCGGCGGCCAACCGGCGGCGGTTCGGTATACCATGACGAGCTAGGGATCACGTATTCCCTGGTCTTCGGCGAGCGCTCAGGCGTGATGCCGGAAGGGACCGCCGCGTCATACCGCCATATACACGAAGGCGTCGCCGCCGCGGTGAAACAATTGGGCCTTGAGGCCGAGCTTTATGTCCCTGTTTCGGTCCCGGCCAAAGCGTTCGGTTCGTGTTTTGCCCTGCCTGTCAGGTCGGATGTAGTCTCTCGCGGCAAGAAGATAGCCGGTGCGGCCCAGAGGCGCAGGTTCGGGGTCGTATTGCACCAGGGCGAGGTCAGTTTGCCACTTGACGTTTGGCGTAAATGGTCGTATAATAATGCTTTAAATATATTCATAAACCGCCTCTCTAAACAATTACAGGCTGAATTCCTCGAAGGACAGATTACGGATAAAGAAGGGCGTTTAGCCGAAGAGTTGCTTATGGAGGGTATGGAGGAGGTGACCAGATGA
- the gcvPB gene encoding aminomethyl-transferring glycine dehydrogenase subunit GcvPB, with protein MEKLIFEISSPGRKGYTLPKLDVPDADIKSFIPQECLRKDGPDLPEVSELDCVRHFTRLSQLNYSIDTNFYPLGSCTMKYNPKINDKMAGLPQFTGLHPYQPETSVQGMLEVLYETEQALCKICGMDAFTLQPAAGAHGELTGMLIVRAYHTSKGSPRKKVVIPDSAHGTNPASAALCGYEVVTVRSDKAGRIDIDSLKAAMDNEVAVLMLTNPNTLGLFEKNVKEIADIVHKAGALLYLDGANLNALLGVARPGDMGFDVCHVNLHKTFSTPHGGGGPGSGPVGVKAHLADFLPIPRIKQKRNKLSLDYDQKRSIGKVRAFYGNTGVIIRAYCYMKSLGSDGLKDATFEAVLNANYLKAKLKNDYQLAVEDEPCMHEFVLTGKDKKEFGVKTLDIAKRLLDYGFHAPTVYFPLIVEEAIMIEPTETESKETLDAFAETMIKIAAEARSDASLLTGAPHITPVRRLDEVLAARELNLRWKKSGA; from the coding sequence ATGGAAAAACTTATATTCGAAATAAGCAGCCCCGGCAGGAAGGGATATACTCTCCCGAAACTTGACGTGCCGGACGCCGATATAAAATCGTTTATCCCGCAGGAATGCCTGCGTAAGGACGGGCCGGACCTTCCCGAGGTCAGCGAGCTCGACTGCGTGCGGCATTTTACGCGGTTGTCGCAGCTGAATTATTCCATCGATACGAATTTCTATCCGCTCGGTTCATGCACGATGAAATATAATCCGAAGATAAACGATAAGATGGCCGGGTTGCCGCAATTTACAGGGCTACACCCGTACCAGCCGGAAACGAGCGTGCAGGGGATGCTGGAGGTGCTTTATGAGACGGAACAGGCCCTTTGCAAGATCTGCGGGATGGATGCTTTCACTCTCCAGCCCGCGGCCGGCGCGCACGGAGAGCTTACCGGCATGCTCATCGTCAGGGCATACCATACTTCAAAAGGCAGTCCCCGCAAGAAAGTCGTGATACCCGATTCGGCGCACGGGACCAACCCGGCGTCCGCGGCGTTATGTGGATATGAGGTAGTCACGGTAAGGTCCGATAAGGCGGGCCGCATAGACATTGACTCGCTGAAGGCCGCGATGGACAATGAGGTCGCGGTCCTGATGCTTACAAACCCGAATACGCTCGGCCTCTTCGAGAAGAACGTCAAAGAGATAGCCGATATAGTCCATAAGGCCGGCGCGCTCCTTTACCTGGACGGCGCGAACCTGAACGCGCTTCTCGGCGTGGCCAGGCCCGGGGACATGGGATTCGATGTATGCCATGTGAACCTTCATAAAACTTTCTCCACGCCGCACGGCGGCGGCGGGCCGGGGTCCGGGCCGGTCGGCGTAAAGGCCCATCTGGCCGATTTCCTTCCCATTCCCAGGATAAAACAGAAGAGAAACAAGCTCTCGCTCGATTACGACCAGAAGAGGTCGATCGGCAAGGTCCGCGCCTTTTATGGGAACACGGGCGTGATAATAAGGGCATATTGTTATATGAAGTCTCTCGGCTCGGACGGCCTGAAGGATGCCACGTTCGAGGCGGTCCTTAACGCGAATTACCTGAAAGCGAAACTCAAGAACGACTATCAGCTCGCCGTCGAAGACGAACCGTGCATGCACGAATTTGTCCTAACAGGGAAGGATAAGAAGGAGTTCGGCGTAAAGACGCTCGATATCGCGAAACGCCTCCTGGATTACGGGTTCCACGCGCCGACGGTATATTTCCCGCTTATAGTCGAGGAGGCGATAATGATAGAGCCGACCGAGACCGAGTCGAAAGAGACGCTCGACGCCTTCGCCGAAACGATGATAAAGATAGCCGCGGAAGCCAGGTCTGACGCTTCGCTCTTGACCGGGGCGCCGCATATAACCCCTGTCCGCAGGCTCGATGAAGTCCTCGCCGCAAGGGAGCTTAACTTAAGATGGAAAAAATCTGGCGCCTGA